A genomic region of Pseudomonas abietaniphila contains the following coding sequences:
- a CDS encoding LysR family transcriptional regulator, with protein MPLPDMNLLIALDALLEEGSVVGAARRMHLSPAAMSRTLTRIREALGDPVLVRAGRGLVPTPRALALQAQVRNLVEQATEVFQARDEVDMSTLARCFNVRSNDVFFGAFGGRLVDALRVHAPDSTLRFAPEGEGDDDALREGRIDLHVTARCNFGPEIKVQQLLTTRFVALARGDHPIFDAPITPQTFARYDHVSVSRRGRPHGPIDLALERLGLSRRVTLTTPNFHSAIFSTASSDRIVSLPETVLWGLRELGLRMRPFVIPLEFEPVQVVQAWHPRFDKDLAHRWLRQTVKEICGTVNAHYAGIWPQR; from the coding sequence ATGCCTTTGCCTGACATGAACCTGCTGATCGCTCTCGACGCCTTGCTGGAAGAGGGCAGTGTCGTCGGTGCCGCCAGGCGCATGCATTTGAGCCCGGCCGCGATGAGCCGTACGCTCACGCGGATTCGCGAGGCGCTGGGCGATCCGGTTCTGGTGCGGGCCGGGCGCGGGTTGGTGCCCACGCCCAGAGCGCTGGCGTTGCAGGCTCAGGTGCGCAACCTGGTCGAGCAGGCGACGGAGGTGTTCCAGGCGCGGGATGAGGTGGACATGAGCACGCTGGCGCGCTGTTTCAATGTGCGCTCCAACGATGTGTTCTTCGGCGCCTTTGGCGGGCGACTGGTCGACGCGTTGCGGGTCCATGCGCCTGACAGCACCCTGCGTTTTGCGCCTGAGGGCGAGGGTGACGACGATGCCCTGCGTGAAGGCCGGATTGACCTGCACGTGACCGCGCGGTGTAACTTCGGGCCTGAAATCAAGGTGCAGCAACTGCTCACCACCCGTTTTGTTGCGCTGGCGCGAGGAGACCATCCGATCTTCGACGCGCCGATCACCCCACAGACGTTCGCTCGTTACGACCATGTCAGCGTGTCCCGACGGGGGCGCCCCCACGGGCCGATTGACCTGGCGCTGGAGCGCCTTGGGCTGTCTCGGCGTGTCACCCTGACCACGCCGAATTTCCACTCCGCAATTTTCTCCACGGCGAGTTCCGACCGGATCGTTTCTTTGCCGGAGACGGTGCTGTGGGGGCTGCGCGAGCTGGGGCTGCGCATGCGGCCGTTCGTGATTCCCCTTGAGTTCGAGCCGGTTCAGGTCGTTCAGGCCTGGCACCCGCGTTTCGACAAGGACCTGGCACACCGCTGGCTGCGTCAGACAGTCAAGGAAATCTGCGGCACAGTGAATGCGCATTACGCGGGTATCTGGCCGCAGAGGTAG